GTGCATGCCTCCACATCGTTCGCAGGGTGGAAAAGAACCATCCGGCGATGAGCAGCAACCCGATCACGCCTGTATCGAGTGCCAGATCGAGGAAGCCGTTGTGGACCTCGCCTCCGACATAAGGCGAGGATTGGATGGCGTGAAACATGTTGCGCCATGTCTCTCCCCCGTGGCCCAGCCATGCGGCCTCGGTCCAGAGCTTCAGGGCGTCCCGCCACATCTGAAGGCGGGACAGCCCTGTGCCGACACCAGCCGCCATGCGGTCGGCTGTGGAGGCCACGGCCACAGTGGCGGCAGCGATTCCCGCCAGCACTGTGGCCGTGAGGGCAGCGGCGCGTGCACGAGCGCCGCTGTGCCACAAACGGCACAGCAGCAGCGTGCCGAGCAGCGCAGCTGCCCATGCCCCGGCCAGTGCCAGCAGGCCGGGCACGGGTGCAGGCGCCAGCTGGGCCGCAGCCAGCTGGCGGTAGAGCCAGGCCGCGCACGCCAAGGGCGCGGCCGTGGCCAGCAGCAGCGGCAGGCGGGCACCGCGCCGCTGCAAAGCGAAGGCGGCGACCGCGGCGCAGCCGGTCGCCAGCCAAGCGCCGCGCGACTCGCTCAGCAGGAGCGCGGCTTGCGCGGGCATGAGCGGCAGTGCTGCCGCGATGAGCCGCCCGGCCGACAACGGCCGGGCCATGGCGCGCGCGGCGGCAGCCAGCCGCTCCAATGCGTACATGCCAACAATGGCACCGTACGCATTAGGGTACTGCAGCAATCCGCCGAGCCGGGCTCCAGCGGAGCTGATCTCGGGGTCAGCGGTTCGCATGACCCCATAAGGCAGCGGCAGCACACCACACGCGGCTAGCACTCCGCTTAGCACAATCAGGCCGCCTGCCAATTGCCAGCCACAGGCAAACCAAAGCGTTCCGTTCGCGCGTGATGCCAGTATGACGGTTAGCAACGCAAATATCGCCAGAAGGCTCCAGCGCAGCATCTCATCCAAACTTCCCTGTACGCTTACAGAGCCCATCCATACATGCAGGCCAAACCAGACTGCTATTGCCAGGGGCCAAAGCATCCAGCGGAAGTGAGCATACTGCATAATCGCCTCATATAGTCGTTTGAGGTAATCCAACCACTGAGCAATCCCTAACTGCCCTCTCGTCTTCGGTGCATTAAAGCACATAATGAACAAAACAAACCAAATAAGTACACTTCCTGATGCCATGAGTACCATGGGATATACGTCCGTAGTATAAAACAATCCCCTACATAGACATCCTGTCAACAGTAAAGCCACTGCAATTAAACCAAGAACTGCCGTTAATGCCGATTCTGAACTCCACTTGGCTTTCTCATCTGATTTTCCTCCCTTCATATGTCCCTCTCCTTTCTCCCGTCTCCGTATTCCTCTTAATGAATTTCAAACAAAAAAAGACAGAAGCCCCATTAGGGTCTTCTGCCTGATTTCATGCCTTTGGCACATTATATTTATTTTCACGGGACCCTCTTATCAGTATGTCCCGTCAACGGCGATGGCAGACGAACTGCATCGTCTCAAAGGATCAAGCAACTCAATCATGTATCATCCTTCTTGCCATCTGCCATCAAACATTATGCATCACTTTTCATTGTTCCATAGACATTCACATTCAACAGTGATCACAGTGGCTGGCATCTTGGGTGACACCTTTGGTCGATTCCCCATTTGAATTCTCCTGGCTCGCATCTGCCCCTTGGTTCGGTGCAGCTTCTTTCAGCTTGCCACCACCTGGGAGCAAGTCCGCACAAGCCCGCTCCAAATAAGGATCTGCGTGAATGAAATCACGGAATGCGGTATATTCGTTCCACATGTCAGCAGTCTGCCCAGCCTGGCCTCGTACGGCACGGATTAAAATATTTTTCGGCGTATGCTCCATGTCGATAAATTCAAGCAGCTGCGTTTTGTATCCCATCAGATCGAGCAGCTTGGCCCGAATGGCATCGGTTGCCAAAGCGGAGAAACGTTCCTTCAGAATACCGTGTGACAACAACGGGTTCATCACGTTGGATTCAATCTGATCAAATAGCTCATGCTGACAGCACGGTACAGACAGAATGACCGAAGCGCCCCAACGAACGGCTTTCTCCAAAGCAGCATCGGTTGCTGTATCACAGGCATGCAGCGTTACAACCATATCCACTTCATTCAACTCGTCATAGTCAGCGATGTCTCCAACGAGGAACTTCAGGTCACCGTAATGCAATTTGTTTGCCAGATCATTGCAGTGTTCAATAACATCGGCTTTTAAGTCGAGGCCAATAATTTTAAGCGATCTGCGCTGCTGTACGGACAAATAGTGATATAAAGCAAAGGTGAGATAAGACTTCCCGCAACCAAAATCAACAATGGTAAGTGGACGGCCCTCCGGCAGATGCGGGATGACGTCCTGAACCATTTCGAGGAAACGGTTGATCTGTCTGAACTTGTCGTACTTGCGAGCCAAAACGCGGCCTTCCTCGCTCATAATCCCCAGCTCCACCAGAAATGAAACGGGAACTCCATCTTCCAGCACATATTGCTTTTTGCGATTATGCGAGAGGTCCACCGCAGTCTTGGAAGGCGACTTGGTCAAGATGGACACTTTATATTTTTTGCTGATCAAAATTTGATAGTCTGCGTCTGTAGTACAGAGCAGTCCTTGACGAAACGTCTCTTCGCATAGCAAAGTCATGCGCTCTGCCGCTTCATCCGGAGTCAAATTCTCGTGCAGCACTTTGTTGGTATAATGAAATGCGAATTGATAATGAAGCTGATTCTTGAGCGTTACCGGCTTGACTTGCACTTTCGTATACGAGACATTGTCCCGTCTGCGCAGCTGGCTCCAGGTCGCTGTAATCAGCGAATTCTGTTCAAAGATGTCTTGTATAAGCTTTCGCAATGAATCCACGGGGGTACATCTCACTTTCGGTTTGGTTTGGTCAACCGTTACCATAACACAATTCCGTTCCCTCTCCAAGTTAACGGCCTATTCATCGGTTTAACGGTTCAGCTCGGCAATCCCCTCTTCCACTTCCTCACGAGGCAAACCACCTTGTTGCAATTGCTCATCTTCCAGTTGTCTTAACCTTTCATAGAAAGCCTGTACCTCACCCCGATACTGAATGGGATGGCTGTCATCTACCTGCAGCAGTCTGTACCAGCTATTCTCAGCCTGATCATAACGCCCCTGCTGTTCACGATACAGGGCAAGCTGCTTTTCCGTTCGTGCCGGAAGTTCGTATTGTTTCGTCTGCTCCAATATTCCCTCCACACGATCTGGTGCATCCAGCAGCTTCGGATTAGCCCCATTATTCAGTGCGTACAGGTAAAAATGAAGTGATCTCATCAGACGAATAAGTGCTTCATTCTCCGACTCCATTTTTTCCTGGTCATCTATGCCCTCTACTTTGGCCTTTTCATTATAAATGTACGCCTCTTCTTCGATCAGCCTGGCGGCTTGTTGCAGATTGTCCACTTCAATGACGCCGCGAAAACGGAACATTTCAATGACATCCTCGGCCGGCAGTGAGTTCAGCAGAGATAAATTCAGTCCAAACTGCCTACGCAGCAGCTCGTCCAGCTCGGACAGAGCCTCCGTGTGTTTTCGCTGTTGTTTAAGTGTAAATACTTTGCCGATCGCTTCTGTCATTTCCTCCATCATGCGGAGCAGATAATCTTTCCTGAACATGCTATGTGCCCCCTCATCATTCGATCGTGTACATTCCAGTTTCACTTGCATGATCCATTCTCATCATTTTAATTCATGCCATGACAAAAAGCCAAAACATGGTCTATGGCTCGTCCTATGCTCTGGCCCTGAACAAATAAAACCCCTGCCGTTCTTGAGCGAACGTTGCAGGGGTTTAGCAAAATACCGACGCTCCGCCAAGGAGGCGAAATCATCCGATACTCTATTCATGTTCCATTATTACTTCGATAATCCCGTCAAAAATTGTTTAATGACCTGAATTAAATCTTCCGGAGCTTCATACATGCTCATATGTCCTGCCCCAGGAATCACGGCTTGTGTAATATGTGGTTTGTCACTTGTGAATGTACGTTCCGGCGGAATGACGGCATCCTTCTCTCCGGCAACCAGTAGGACAGGAAGCGGTGTAGCGGACAATACATCACGACGATCCGGTCGTTCCCGCATAGCCAGTGCAGCTCCAGTTGCCCCTTGTGGCGCAGTCTGGTAACCAATTTCCTTCACACGAGTCACTTGCGTCGATAGCGATTCCAAATGTTCTTGTGCAAACAAACCGGGAACCAGCCCATCTACAAAGTGAACAATGCCTTCCGTCTGAATGGTGGATACTGCACGAAGGCGTTTTTCTTTGCCTTCTTCACTATCCGGATAGGCTGTGGAATGAATCAAGCCGTAGGCATTCAATCGTTCTGGGTGGCGCTGTGCGATAGAAAGTGCGATATATCCGCCCATGGAGTGACCGAGCAGGAAAGCCTTGTCCACCTTTAGCTCATCCATTAATTGCAATACGTCATTGCCCATCTGATCAATGGTATAACTACCTACAGGTGCGTCCGTTTTTCCGTGTCCACGCAGATCGGGTACGATGCAACGATAGCTGCGTGCAAGCTCAGGCACCACTTCATCCCAGTAGGATGAACTGCCGCAGTATCCGTGGAGCAAAATGAGTGCTTCTCCCTTACCCTGTTCGGCATAACAAATCGTCGTTCCGTCACACATCACTTTTTCCATATAAATCCCTCTCTCTGCGCGAATTAAATTAATTCAAGTTGTATATTATTAAGCCTGCATATCATTAATGAAACGTTTATCTGTATTTCACTGCTTCGGCGACCGCCTCTGCAATCGATCTGGACATGCCCATAACGAAATGAAGCGAGGTCATCTGTAGAATGGAATAAGGTCTCGGTCCATTAGCATTCACTACAGCAGCCACGCTGTAATGACCAACTGGCGGCAGCTTGCCTCCAACCGATTTTGCCGGAATCAGTGGATGTTCCGCAAGATAGTATGTACCTGTTGCCTGTTTTGGACCCAGACAAGCATCAATGGCGATGATGGCATGATGTGACGGGACAAGCGCCAGCCTCTTCTCCAGTGTATCCGCATCACAAGGAGAAGCCAGAGTTCCTACAACGTGATTCACTCCATACTCCTGCAGTAGACTGCCTGTCAGTGGGCCCAGAGCATCTCCGGTGGAACGGTCCGTCCCGATACAGACAAAGGTGATTTCATCCGGTGAATGAAGCTTATAGATGTGCTTGAAAAATAATACCAAGTCTTCTCCCTGCACATTGTGGCGGGCTTCCCTACTTTGATGACGAACCAATTCCCGCTTATATACGGCCAATCTCTTACCTCCTTATACACATGTACTTCCTGCCTGAGTCTCTATTGTTATATTCCTCATTTTACCCGATGCTTGATTTCGTCGCAAAAGCATTGGCCTGAGCCTGTCCAATCATGATACAATGACAACAGTTTCCGATACGGAAGGGATGGACATAACGATGGATTTAACGCAAGCAAGCGCAGCCAACATGGAATATATGATTGAAGCAATCAAAACGAAGTTGCGGATGGCCAGTGGAGCTGCCATGCAGGCTTCGTCTTTCCCACTTGCGAAGTATGAAGATTTGTTTGACCTGTATGAAATGGTCCTAAGCAAGGAACATCTGAGTATCTCTGAAGTGGAAGCTGTCGCTTCCGAACTGGGTAATCTCCGCAAATCCTAGGGCGGTATCGCCCACCAAACTTTGAGAGACTCTTTTACGAAGGCAGCTACAACAAGCCGTACAAAAAGGACCTGTTCTCCACATCACAGTGGAGACAGGTCCTCTTGCGTTTGTTTTTTTCGTCAAGGCAAATCCACCAATACAAATTCAGCCGTCTCGCTGCCTGTACCTGTAATTTGCAGATCACAGCTTTTGCGGATTCGTGCAGCATCACCCGGCTTGAGATTGAAATTGCCGTCTGAACATACAATCTCGATATGGCCACTAATCAGGAAGAGATGTGTACGCCTATCTTCATGTTGAGGGTACATTAATTTTTGACCGGATTCCAGATGGGATAGATAACAAGTTACATCCTGTGAAATAGGCAATGCTCCCTCGGCTCCTTCTCCCCCTTGCCCCGATACAATCGGACAAAGACGGTTCAGATGCTCCTGAGCCTCTACACGACGATTAGTATACGAGGGCTTCAACATGCGCTGGGATGGCAGGAACCACATCTGTAGAAAGCGTACCGGTTCATCCTCTGACGGGTTAGTCTCTGAATGCTCTACGCCAGTGCCCGCACTCATGACCTGAACTGTTCCCGGTTCCAACAATTGCTCCGTTCCCATGCTATCCGTATGTTTCAACGTACCTGATATGACATAACTAACAATCTCCAAGTCATGATGTGGATGTCGCTTAAAGCCTTCCTGCGGCATCAGTGTGTTGTCATTATGAGCCAAAAGACAGCCAAAATGGGCATTGCTTGGATCATCATAGTCCGCAAAGGAAAAGCTGAATTCACTGTGTATCCAACCTCGATCCGACGTGTGCCTTTCTTCCGATGTCACTACTTTAATCATGTTCATCCACCTCCAAGG
This window of the Paenibacillus marchantiae genome carries:
- the yyaC gene encoding spore protease YyaC, whose amino-acid sequence is MAVYKRELVRHQSREARHNVQGEDLVLFFKHIYKLHSPDEITFVCIGTDRSTGDALGPLTGSLLQEYGVNHVVGTLASPCDADTLEKRLALVPSHHAIIAIDACLGPKQATGTYYLAEHPLIPAKSVGGKLPPVGHYSVAAVVNANGPRPYSILQMTSLHFVMGMSRSIAEAVAEAVKYR
- a CDS encoding DUF1128 domain-containing protein translates to MDLTQASAANMEYMIEAIKTKLRMASGAAMQASSFPLAKYEDLFDLYEMVLSKEHLSISEVEAVASELGNLRKS
- a CDS encoding pirin family protein, yielding MIKVVTSEERHTSDRGWIHSEFSFSFADYDDPSNAHFGCLLAHNDNTLMPQEGFKRHPHHDLEIVSYVISGTLKHTDSMGTEQLLEPGTVQVMSAGTGVEHSETNPSEDEPVRFLQMWFLPSQRMLKPSYTNRRVEAQEHLNRLCPIVSGQGGEGAEGALPISQDVTCYLSHLESGQKLMYPQHEDRRTHLFLISGHIEIVCSDGNFNLKPGDAARIRKSCDLQITGTGSETAEFVLVDLP
- a CDS encoding alpha/beta fold hydrolase, which gives rise to MEKVMCDGTTICYAEQGKGEALILLHGYCGSSSYWDEVVPELARSYRCIVPDLRGHGKTDAPVGSYTIDQMGNDVLQLMDELKVDKAFLLGHSMGGYIALSIAQRHPERLNAYGLIHSTAYPDSEEGKEKRLRAVSTIQTEGIVHFVDGLVPGLFAQEHLESLSTQVTRVKEIGYQTAPQGATGAALAMRERPDRRDVLSATPLPVLLVAGEKDAVIPPERTFTSDKPHITQAVIPGAGHMSMYEAPEDLIQVIKQFLTGLSK
- a CDS encoding DUF6483 family protein; protein product: MFRKDYLLRMMEEMTEAIGKVFTLKQQRKHTEALSELDELLRRQFGLNLSLLNSLPAEDVIEMFRFRGVIEVDNLQQAARLIEEEAYIYNEKAKVEGIDDQEKMESENEALIRLMRSLHFYLYALNNGANPKLLDAPDRVEGILEQTKQYELPARTEKQLALYREQQGRYDQAENSWYRLLQVDDSHPIQYRGEVQAFYERLRQLEDEQLQQGGLPREEVEEGIAELNR
- a CDS encoding class I SAM-dependent methyltransferase, producing the protein MDSLRKLIQDIFEQNSLITATWSQLRRRDNVSYTKVQVKPVTLKNQLHYQFAFHYTNKVLHENLTPDEAAERMTLLCEETFRQGLLCTTDADYQILISKKYKVSILTKSPSKTAVDLSHNRKKQYVLEDGVPVSFLVELGIMSEEGRVLARKYDKFRQINRFLEMVQDVIPHLPEGRPLTIVDFGCGKSYLTFALYHYLSVQQRRSLKIIGLDLKADVIEHCNDLANKLHYGDLKFLVGDIADYDELNEVDMVVTLHACDTATDAALEKAVRWGASVILSVPCCQHELFDQIESNVMNPLLSHGILKERFSALATDAIRAKLLDLMGYKTQLLEFIDMEHTPKNILIRAVRGQAGQTADMWNEYTAFRDFIHADPYLERACADLLPGGGKLKEAAPNQGADASQENSNGESTKGVTQDASHCDHC